AGCCCTTCCTGTCGCAATATCTCGATTTCGTCACCGGGTTGTTCACCGGCGATATGGGGCGCAGCTTTCTCGGCGGCACCTCGGTGTCGCTGCTGATCGCGAAGGCGCTGCCGGCAACGCTGGCGCTGGCCTTCACCTCGATGATCGTGTCGATCGCCATCTCCATCCCGCTTGGCATCCATGCCGCCGTCAATCGGGGGCGGGGCGTCGATCAGGTCATCCGCATCCTGTCGCTGACCGGGCTGTCGTTTCCGAATTTCTGGCTGGCGATCATGCTGGTGCTGATGTTCTCGATCACGCTGCGCTGGCTGCCGCCATCGGGCATGGACGGCATCGCCAGTTTCGTGATGCCCGCCGTCACCATGGGCATCATCCTGACCGCGACCAATGTCCGGCTGGTGCGCTCCGCCATGCTCGAAACCCTGCGTGCCCAGTATGTGCAGGTGGCGCGCGCCAAGGGCCTCAGCGAGCGCAAGGTGCTCTATAAACACGCGCTTCGAAACTGCGCCATACCGCTGGTCACCTATTTCGGCCTGCAATTCGGCGGCCTGCTGGGCGGCATCGTGGTCATCGAGCGGGTGTTCAACTGGCCGGGGCTGGGCACGCTGGCCTTCGATGCGGTCGCCGGCCGCGACTATCCGGTGTTGCAGGCGGTGATCACCGTTCTGGCGCTGCTGATCGTCGCCATCAACCTGCTGGTCGATATCGCCTATGGGCTGATCGATCCGCGCATCCGCACCCGCTAGGAGACCCCCATGGCAAGCGCCCGCCCGCAGACCCGTCGCGGCCCAGGCCTGGAACTGGTTCTGGGTGTCATCCTGGCCGGTGGCATGACCGCCCTGGTCCTGTTGTCGCCGCTGCTGTTTCCCGATGGCGGCGAGACAATCAACCTGATGGCCCGCCTGACCCTGCCCTTCCAGAGTTGGGCACATCCGCTGGGCACCGATCCGCTGGGCCGCGACGTGCTGGCGCGGGTGGTGAACGGCGGCAAGATCTCGCTGCTGGTCGGCTTCACCTCCGTGGCCGGCGCCGTGGCCATCGGCGTGGTGATGGGGCTGATCGCCGGCTATTACCGCGGCATTTCCGACATGGTGGTGATGCGCTTCGCCGATGTGCAACTGGCGCTGCCCTTTATTCTGCTGGCCATCACCTTCATCGCCATCGTCGGTGGCGGGCTCGTCAACACCATCATTCTGCTGATCGCCTCGCAATGGGTGCAGTATGCGCGGCTGGTCCGTGGCTCGGTGCTGTCGCTCGCCGACCGCGAATTCATCCATGCCGCCCGCGCGATCGGGGTGCGCGACATCCGCATCCTGTTCATCCACCTGCTGCCCAATCTGGCGGGGCCGGTGGTGGTGCTGATGACCCTGAACGTCGCCACCAACATCCTGCTGGAAAGCTCGCTCACCTTCCTGGGGCTTGGTGTCGATCCCACCATTCCAAGCTGGGGCGGCATGCTGGCCGATGGCCGGACCTATCTGCAGAACGCGTG
Above is a window of Tistrella bauzanensis DNA encoding:
- a CDS encoding ABC transporter permease — encoded protein: MAGFLLKRLLQAAFVLFAVTLTVSFAIRLTGDPALMLSQGAGSLTQEDLDNIRQALGLNEPFLSQYLDFVTGLFTGDMGRSFLGGTSVSLLIAKALPATLALAFTSMIVSIAISIPLGIHAAVNRGRGVDQVIRILSLTGLSFPNFWLAIMLVLMFSITLRWLPPSGMDGIASFVMPAVTMGIILTATNVRLVRSAMLETLRAQYVQVARAKGLSERKVLYKHALRNCAIPLVTYFGLQFGGLLGGIVVIERVFNWPGLGTLAFDAVAGRDYPVLQAVITVLALLIVAINLLVDIAYGLIDPRIRTR
- a CDS encoding ABC transporter permease, translating into MASARPQTRRGPGLELVLGVILAGGMTALVLLSPLLFPDGGETINLMARLTLPFQSWAHPLGTDPLGRDVLARVVNGGKISLLVGFTSVAGAVAIGVVMGLIAGYYRGISDMVVMRFADVQLALPFILLAITFIAIVGGGLVNTIILLIASQWVQYARLVRGSVLSLADREFIHAARAIGVRDIRILFIHLLPNLAGPVVVLMTLNVATNILLESSLTFLGLGVDPTIPSWGGMLADGRTYLQNAWWVSVFPGLAILLTVLGLNLLGDWLRDRLDPTGRTQA